The DNA region GACATAAAGTACTTCATTTGATTCAACCATGTCCATACAATAAGTTGTTACCCTTCTCATACCTAAGGTTTCTTTATATTTATAACCACCTCTAAGTATTGCGAATGGAGGCTGTTTTATTTTATCTTTTTGTTGAGTCATAATATTTTCCTATTTGAATGGACTTAATTGTTCAAAATTACCTAATACAATTTCTGTTGGATCTAATTTTAAGTGCTTCTCTAGAAGAGTTCCATAAACACCTCTATAATCAAAAGTATGTTTAAGGTCTTCTCCGTTTAGCCATTCACTTGGTTCAATTGAAGGATATTCAGAATAAAGTCCGCCATTTACTCTATTACCAATTATGAAAGCACCACCACCAGAGCCATGATCAGTACCTGATCCGTTATCTTTCATTCTTCTACCAAACTCAGAGAAGACTAAGACAACTATTTCATCTGATGCATTATGTTCTTCAAGATCGGCCATAAAGTCTTTTAATCCCTGTGAAAGTTCTCCCATCAACCTATCATGTGCGGGCATTTCTTGTGCATGATGATCATAACCACCGTGTTGAGTATAAAATACTCTAGTGCCTAGATCGGCTGTATGAACTCTAACAACATCTCTAAGAGCTTTAGCTATAGAATTGTCTGCATATTCAATTGAAGATTTATATTTAGCTGGAACATCTTTCAACATATCTGCCCCCTGAAGTACCCCAGAACCAGTGTTAGCTAAATAATTCATAACTACGCCTGATTCATGACGTCCACCCATCCATTCATCGGCTGGTGTGTACATTCTAGAAAAAACATCTAAATTTGCCATTCTTTGGTTATTATCTTCTATAGATGTCATTAGTCCGTAATTATCAAGATTATCTACACTAGTTGCTATAACTCCCGGTGCTGCCAAGGCTCTTGGAAGTCCTTTTCCAAAACTAACTGCAGTTAATGGATTTAAGCTATTAGGGTCAAGTTCTCTGATTACCTTTGCTAACCAACCTTCAGTAGCAACAGCATTAGGTTCACAAGTGTGCCATATATCCATAGCTCTAAAATGAGATCTAGATGAGTTTTCATAACCTATCCCCTGAACTATTGCCATTTTTCCTTGTTTA from Dehalococcoidia bacterium includes:
- a CDS encoding DUF1501 domain-containing protein — encoded protein: MVTQKKKSGQKDPVLVVVQLSGGNDFLNTVIPFTNGIYYDVRNYVGHKEGESLPFTDELAFHPNAEPFREIYKQGKMAIVQGIGYENSSRSHFRAMDIWHTCEPNAVATEGWLAKVIRELDPNSLNPLTAVSFGKGLPRALAAPGVIATSVDNLDNYGLMTSIEDNNQRMANLDVFSRMYTPADEWMGGRHESGVVMNYLANTGSGVLQGADMLKDVPAKYKSSIEYADNSIAKALRDVVRVHTADLGTRVFYTQHGGYDHHAQEMPAHDRLMGELSQGLKDFMADLEEHNASDEIVVLVFSEFGRRMKDNGSGTDHGSGGGAFIIGNRVNGGLYSEYPSIEPSEWLNGEDLKHTFDYRGVYGTLLEKHLKLDPTEIVLGNFEQLSPFK